The proteins below come from a single Plantactinospora sp. KBS50 genomic window:
- a CDS encoding glutamate ABC transporter substrate-binding protein: MRRRFGTAARCVATAAVLALGLAGCAEAVDPLPPVGAAVDQARPLGVQDPAEIPSAAASAAPDCEARASFRPPASMPKPGAMPAGSTMSRIAKRGRLIVGVDQNSYRFGFRDPLTGELTGFDVDVAREVARAIFGDPSKIQFRATNSAARIPSLQDRSVDLVVQTMTMNCERWQQVSFSTEYFDAGQRILVRRGSSVRSIADLGGQKVCATIGSTSIRAVAAAPAKPLPVAVPDWTDCLVMLQQGQIAAISTDDSILAGLAAQDPNTAVVGPRFTEEPYGIGVNRADTDLVRFVNGVLARMRTDGTWARLYNRWLTALGPAPQPPAARYRD; this comes from the coding sequence ATGAGGCGGCGGTTCGGCACCGCGGCGCGGTGCGTGGCGACGGCGGCGGTGCTCGCGCTCGGGCTGGCCGGGTGCGCGGAGGCGGTCGACCCGCTGCCGCCGGTCGGCGCGGCGGTGGACCAGGCCCGGCCGCTCGGGGTGCAGGATCCGGCGGAGATCCCCAGCGCCGCGGCCAGCGCCGCACCGGACTGCGAGGCCCGGGCGAGCTTCCGGCCGCCGGCCTCGATGCCGAAGCCGGGCGCGATGCCGGCCGGGTCCACCATGAGCCGGATCGCCAAGCGGGGCCGGCTGATCGTCGGCGTCGACCAGAACAGCTACCGGTTCGGTTTCCGGGATCCGCTGACCGGCGAACTGACCGGCTTCGACGTGGACGTCGCGCGCGAGGTGGCGCGGGCCATCTTCGGGGACCCGTCGAAGATCCAGTTCCGGGCGACCAACTCGGCCGCCCGCATCCCGTCCCTGCAGGACCGCTCGGTCGACCTCGTGGTGCAGACCATGACGATGAACTGTGAGCGCTGGCAGCAGGTCAGCTTCTCCACCGAGTACTTCGACGCCGGCCAGCGCATCCTGGTCCGCCGCGGCTCGTCCGTGCGCAGCATCGCCGACCTCGGTGGGCAGAAGGTCTGCGCGACGATCGGCAGCACCTCCATCCGGGCGGTGGCCGCCGCCCCGGCCAAGCCGCTGCCGGTGGCGGTGCCGGACTGGACCGACTGCCTGGTGATGCTCCAGCAGGGTCAGATCGCCGCGATCTCCACCGACGACAGCATCCTGGCCGGGCTGGCCGCGCAGGACCCGAACACGGCCGTGGTCGGGCCGCGGTTCACCGAGGAGCCGTACGGGATCGGCGTCAACCGGGCGGACACCGACCTGGTCCGGTTCGTCAACGGGGTGCTCGCCCGGATGCGCACGGACGGCACCTGGGCGCGGCTGTACAACCGCTGGCTGACGGCGCTCGGGCCGGCGCCGCAGCCACCGGCCGCCCGGTACCGGGACTGA
- a CDS encoding RyR domain-containing protein produces the protein MPDSLPDTGPGESAVAPAALLLRVAFGVLGLVSLIAGYLGLARYLHGHPEMSSAPLDILYYDLQLFVLGSPPLDDGGPFNPALDLARFAAPAVTAYALAEAARALFATELRRWRTRRLRGHVIVCGDGMLSGTLVRRLRADGERVVLIPSEAVAVEPPTGPGTVSSSPDTRVSGAARDPDALRAAGIARARVLYACTTDSATNTAIALAAARAVRQTPLAVYAHVDDPEFGLALQARVLGTVGSGGIQLTFFNVDDLAARRLLAEQPPVPVPGGPPRIVLIGASNFGQAVLVELARRWRRSGLRDEAPIRLALVDERATAVAADLAYRYPFLAVSCRITPVDGGLPELLGHGSFPLPPDRVYICRDDDEWALKTALLTEQLWHPGPGSIVVRLERLASLREVFDTEPDYLLGGAAGAVRPYGVVQAACDPRLIGEGLVERLGRAIHQAYVLDRRRQGDTPATNPALRAWEELPAPTREANREQARDIARKLARVGCALYPRVGPSQEYVLAESEVELLAQLEHQRWSAVRRSAGWRYAERRDDERRLHPALTDWGRLPDDMRERNYSGIRELPEILADAGFRIVRVRAT, from the coding sequence GTGCCCGACAGCCTGCCCGACACCGGTCCCGGGGAGTCGGCCGTCGCCCCGGCCGCGTTGCTGCTCCGGGTGGCGTTCGGGGTGCTCGGCCTGGTCTCCCTGATCGCCGGCTACCTCGGGTTGGCGCGCTACCTGCACGGCCATCCGGAGATGAGCAGCGCACCGCTCGACATCCTCTACTACGACCTGCAACTGTTCGTGCTGGGATCACCGCCGCTCGACGACGGCGGGCCGTTCAACCCGGCCCTGGACCTGGCCCGCTTCGCCGCGCCGGCGGTCACCGCGTACGCGCTGGCCGAGGCCGCGCGGGCGCTGTTCGCCACCGAGCTGCGCCGCTGGCGGACCCGGCGGCTGCGCGGCCATGTGATCGTCTGCGGCGACGGCATGCTGTCCGGGACGCTGGTGCGCCGGCTGCGCGCCGACGGCGAGCGGGTGGTGCTGATCCCGTCCGAGGCGGTCGCCGTCGAACCGCCGACCGGGCCGGGCACCGTGAGCAGCTCGCCGGACACCCGGGTGTCGGGGGCCGCGCGGGACCCGGACGCGCTGCGGGCCGCCGGCATCGCCCGCGCCCGCGTCCTCTACGCCTGCACCACCGACAGCGCCACCAACACGGCCATCGCGCTGGCCGCCGCCCGCGCCGTCCGGCAGACCCCGCTGGCGGTGTACGCGCACGTCGACGACCCGGAGTTCGGGCTGGCCCTGCAGGCCCGGGTGCTGGGCACGGTGGGATCGGGCGGCATCCAGCTCACCTTCTTCAACGTGGACGATCTCGCCGCCCGCCGGCTGCTGGCCGAGCAGCCGCCGGTGCCGGTGCCGGGCGGGCCGCCGCGGATCGTGCTGATCGGCGCGTCCAACTTCGGCCAGGCCGTCCTGGTGGAACTGGCCCGCCGGTGGCGCCGCAGCGGCCTGCGGGACGAGGCGCCGATCCGGCTGGCCCTGGTGGACGAGCGGGCCACCGCGGTCGCCGCCGACCTGGCCTACCGCTACCCGTTCCTCGCGGTCTCCTGCCGGATCACCCCGGTCGACGGCGGGCTGCCCGAACTGCTCGGCCACGGATCGTTTCCGCTGCCGCCGGACCGGGTGTACATCTGCCGCGACGACGACGAGTGGGCGCTCAAGACGGCGCTGCTCACCGAGCAGCTCTGGCATCCCGGTCCGGGGTCGATCGTGGTCCGCCTGGAACGGCTGGCCAGCCTGCGGGAGGTCTTCGACACCGAGCCGGACTACCTGCTCGGCGGCGCCGCCGGCGCGGTCCGCCCGTACGGCGTGGTGCAGGCCGCCTGCGATCCGCGGTTGATCGGCGAGGGCCTGGTGGAGCGGCTCGGCCGGGCGATCCACCAGGCGTACGTGCTGGACCGCCGGCGCCAGGGCGACACCCCGGCCACCAACCCGGCGCTGCGGGCCTGGGAGGAACTGCCGGCGCCGACCCGGGAGGCCAACCGGGAGCAGGCCCGGGACATCGCCCGCAAGCTGGCCCGGGTGGGCTGCGCCCTCTATCCCCGGGTCGGCCCGAGCCAGGAGTACGTGCTCGCCGAATCCGAGGTGGAGCTGCTGGCCCAGTTGGAACACCAGCGCTGGTCGGCCGTGCGCCGCAGCGCCGGCTGGCGGTACGCCGAGCGGCGCGACGACGAGCGGCGGCTGCACCCGGCGCTGACCGACTGGGGACGGCTGCCCGACGACATGCGCGAGCGGAACTACAGCGGGATTCGTGAGCTACCTGAGATCCTGGCCGACGCGGGATTCCGGATCGTCCGGGTGCGGGCGACCTGA
- the pulA gene encoding pullulanase-type alpha-1,6-glucosidase — protein sequence MKPASRSRPTRQFAVLLTLALAATPAAPATAQSRGAGQPGDTAPASPTGAAQWTREPSAAALSRAADRDTHAEQFYFVLPDRFANGDPGNDRGGLTGDRLSTGYDPTDKGFYHGGDLKGVMDRLDYIQGLGTTAIWLAPVFKNRPVQGSGDDISAGYHGYWITDFTQVDPHFGSTADLKRLVQLAHRRNIRIYLDVIVNHTADVIRYADEDYSYVDKATAPYRDAQGRPFEDRNYADGSRAFPAVNLDSFPHRPTFASGADSRVKVPGWLNDPTMYHNRGDSTFSGENSEYGDFFGLDDLWTERPEVVRGMTRIYGDWIASTGIDGYRLDTVKHTNLDFWPQFSQGIERAAQRAGKPDFSMFGEVYSADEEIESTYVRRGGLPATLDFSFQEAARDYTTAGGSAQALADVYAHDDLYTARDTDANRLPTFLGNHDMGRIGSFIAANESDPAAELRRDQLAHQLMFLTRGQPVVYSGDEQGFTGPGGDKDARQDMFASRVPDYLDDDLIGTDRTHAVDQFDPTHPLYRTVAELGALRAANPGLRDGVQVTRYAADGPGVFAVSRVDPTQRVEYLVAVNNAATARDVTVDTWSAGSTFRGIYGATGSVGAGADGRLALRVPPMSAVVYRAGSPVPVPGAAPAVRITEPAPGGTVAARAEVLAQVTGDPLATVTVAARVGGGAWTLLGQADRAPYRVYHDLTGLPAGARVEYLAVARDGRGRTATARSTARVGTPPEAASRDWAVVHYQRPGGDYADWGLYAWGDIDPAYQTDWPNGQPFAGEDSYGRFAWVKLKPGAREVGFLVVDRNGTKDVEADRAIDVTATGEIWLKQGDPTIYPSRQAATGEPDPPVEEGTAVLHYRRADGDQTGWGLHVWDGAADPTDWANPLPPTGTDAYGAYWRVPLADGATGLSYIIHHGDTKDLPDDQRLDFATAGREAWLLAGTPGRLLPVTASVGHDLDLTHQRAQWIDARTVAWQAGPTDGRRYDLISAPEGGLDIVDGKLSGTYTRVPLHARRNGLTEAQRAAFPHLWQYAAFELDHRDLGRVPELLRGQVVVTESDDAGNLISATGVQIPGALDDVYRAATDATLGVRVDGGRPTLSVWAPTARSVALQLFDDPTGTPSTVAMRRDDRTGVWSVRGGRSWLGRYYRYQVRAWQPATGQMVTASVTDPYSVALAADSTHSQIVDLADPKLAPAGWATLRKPAAVPATRAQIQELSVRDFSIADPSVPAPRRGTFLAFTDPASTGMRHLAALGDAGVTHLHLLPAFDFATIPERRADQRQPDCDLAALPPDSDRQQECVAAVADTDGYNWGYDPLHYTVPEGGYALDPDGAARTREFRQMVAGVNGAGLRVVLDVVYNHTAASGTDPKSVLDQIVPGYYHRLLEDGTVADSTCCANTAPEHAMMGKLVVDSIVTWARAYKVDGFRFDLMGHHPKANILAVRAALDRLTTARDGVDGRSILLYGEGWNFGEVAGDARFVQATQANMAGTGIGTFNDRLRDAVRGGGPFDGDPRIQGFASGLYTDPNGDPVNGSADEQRARLLHYQDLIKVGLAGNLAGYRFTDSAGASVTGAQVDYNGSPAGYTAEPGEAVTYVDAHDNEILYDALAYKLPAGTGAADRSRMQVLALATTALGQGTGFVAAGSERLRSKSLDRNSYNSGDWFNQIRWDCAAGNGFGAGLPPAADNQDKWPYARPLLADPKLVPDCAAIDRADAGYAELLRIRRSSPVFGLASAAQVQRRVSFPLSGAGETPGVLTMRLDGRGLDNRWSSLTVVFNATPDTARPALPQLRGADVSLHPVQRNAADPVLRTASFDAGSGTFTVPPRSVAVFVQKG from the coding sequence ATGAAGCCTGCGTCCCGATCGCGTCCGACACGGCAGTTCGCCGTCCTGCTCACGTTGGCCCTGGCCGCCACGCCGGCCGCGCCCGCCACCGCGCAGTCGCGCGGCGCCGGCCAACCCGGCGACACCGCCCCGGCCTCGCCCACCGGCGCGGCACAGTGGACCCGGGAGCCGTCGGCCGCCGCGCTGTCCCGGGCCGCCGACCGCGACACCCACGCCGAGCAGTTCTACTTCGTCCTGCCGGACCGGTTCGCCAACGGCGACCCCGGCAACGACCGCGGCGGCCTGACCGGTGACCGGCTCAGTACCGGGTACGACCCGACGGACAAGGGCTTCTACCACGGCGGAGACCTCAAGGGCGTGATGGACCGGCTGGACTACATCCAGGGCCTCGGCACCACCGCGATCTGGCTGGCGCCGGTGTTCAAGAACCGCCCGGTGCAGGGCAGCGGCGACGACATCTCGGCCGGCTACCACGGCTACTGGATCACCGACTTCACCCAGGTCGACCCGCACTTCGGCAGCACCGCCGACCTCAAGCGGCTGGTCCAACTGGCCCACCGGCGCAACATCAGGATCTACCTCGACGTGATCGTGAACCACACCGCCGACGTGATCCGGTACGCCGACGAGGACTACTCCTACGTGGACAAGGCGACCGCGCCGTACCGGGACGCGCAGGGCCGGCCGTTCGAGGACCGCAACTACGCCGACGGCAGCCGGGCGTTCCCGGCGGTGAACCTCGACTCGTTCCCGCACCGGCCGACGTTCGCCAGCGGGGCCGACAGCCGGGTGAAGGTGCCCGGCTGGCTGAACGACCCGACCATGTACCACAACCGCGGTGACTCGACCTTCAGCGGGGAGAACAGCGAGTACGGCGACTTCTTCGGCCTCGACGACCTGTGGACCGAGCGGCCCGAGGTGGTGCGCGGAATGACCAGGATCTACGGCGACTGGATCGCCTCGACCGGAATCGACGGGTACCGCCTCGACACCGTCAAACACACCAACCTGGACTTCTGGCCCCAGTTCAGCCAGGGCATCGAGCGGGCCGCGCAGCGCGCCGGCAAGCCCGACTTCTCCATGTTCGGCGAGGTGTACAGCGCCGATGAGGAGATCGAGTCGACGTACGTGCGGCGCGGCGGACTGCCGGCCACCCTGGACTTCTCGTTCCAGGAGGCGGCCCGGGACTACACCACGGCCGGCGGCTCGGCGCAGGCGCTGGCCGACGTGTACGCCCACGACGACCTCTACACGGCCCGGGACACCGACGCGAACCGGCTGCCCACCTTCCTCGGCAATCACGACATGGGCCGGATCGGCTCGTTCATCGCCGCGAACGAGTCCGACCCGGCCGCCGAACTGCGCCGCGACCAGCTCGCCCACCAGCTGATGTTCCTCACCCGCGGCCAGCCGGTGGTCTACTCCGGCGACGAGCAGGGCTTCACCGGTCCCGGCGGCGACAAGGACGCCCGGCAGGACATGTTCGCCTCGCGGGTGCCCGACTACCTGGACGACGACCTGATCGGCACCGACCGCACCCACGCGGTCGACCAGTTCGACCCGACGCACCCGCTCTACCGCACCGTCGCCGAACTCGGCGCGCTGCGCGCCGCCAACCCGGGCCTGCGGGACGGGGTCCAGGTCACCCGGTACGCCGCCGACGGGCCGGGGGTGTTCGCGGTCAGCCGGGTCGACCCCACGCAGCGCGTCGAGTACCTGGTCGCGGTCAACAACGCGGCCACCGCCCGGGACGTCACGGTGGACACCTGGTCGGCCGGGTCCACCTTCCGGGGCATCTACGGCGCCACCGGATCGGTCGGCGCCGGCGCGGACGGCCGGCTGGCGCTGCGCGTACCGCCGATGTCGGCCGTGGTGTACCGGGCCGGCAGCCCGGTGCCGGTGCCCGGCGCCGCGCCCGCGGTGCGGATCACCGAACCCGCCCCCGGCGGCACCGTGGCGGCCCGGGCCGAGGTGCTGGCGCAGGTCACCGGCGACCCGCTGGCCACCGTCACGGTGGCGGCCCGGGTCGGCGGCGGGGCATGGACGCTGCTCGGCCAGGCCGACCGGGCGCCGTACCGGGTCTATCACGACCTGACCGGTCTGCCGGCCGGCGCGAGGGTCGAATACCTGGCGGTGGCGCGGGACGGCCGGGGCCGGACCGCCACGGCGCGCAGCACCGCCCGGGTCGGCACCCCGCCGGAGGCCGCCTCCCGGGACTGGGCCGTCGTGCACTACCAGCGGCCGGGCGGCGACTACGCCGACTGGGGTCTGTACGCCTGGGGCGACATCGACCCGGCCTACCAGACCGACTGGCCGAACGGGCAGCCGTTCGCCGGCGAGGACTCCTACGGCCGGTTCGCCTGGGTGAAGCTCAAGCCGGGCGCCCGGGAGGTCGGCTTCCTGGTGGTGGACCGCAACGGGACCAAGGACGTCGAGGCGGACCGCGCCATCGACGTCACCGCGACCGGGGAGATCTGGCTCAAGCAGGGCGACCCGACGATCTATCCCAGCCGCCAGGCGGCCACCGGCGAACCGGATCCGCCGGTCGAGGAGGGCACCGCCGTGCTGCACTACCGGCGCGCCGACGGCGACCAGACCGGGTGGGGGCTGCACGTCTGGGACGGCGCGGCCGACCCGACGGACTGGGCCAACCCGCTGCCGCCGACCGGGACCGACGCCTACGGTGCGTACTGGCGGGTGCCGCTGGCCGACGGCGCCACCGGCCTGAGCTACATCATCCACCACGGCGACACCAAGGACCTGCCGGATGACCAGCGTCTCGACTTCGCCACCGCCGGCCGCGAGGCGTGGCTGCTGGCCGGCACGCCGGGGCGGTTGCTCCCGGTGACCGCCAGCGTCGGCCACGACCTCGACCTCACCCACCAGCGGGCGCAGTGGATCGACGCCCGGACCGTGGCCTGGCAGGCCGGGCCGACCGACGGGCGCCGGTACGACCTGATCTCCGCCCCGGAAGGTGGGCTGGACATCGTCGACGGCAAGCTGTCCGGGACGTACACCCGGGTGCCGTTGCACGCCCGGCGCAACGGGCTCACCGAGGCGCAGCGGGCCGCTTTCCCGCACCTGTGGCAGTACGCCGCCTTCGAGCTGGACCACCGCGACCTGGGTCGGGTGCCGGAGCTGCTGCGCGGGCAGGTCGTGGTGACCGAGAGCGACGACGCCGGCAACCTGATCTCGGCGACCGGGGTGCAGATCCCCGGCGCGCTCGACGACGTCTACCGCGCGGCCACCGACGCCACCCTCGGGGTACGCGTCGACGGCGGCCGGCCCACGCTGTCGGTCTGGGCGCCCACCGCCCGCTCGGTGGCGCTGCAACTCTTCGACGACCCGACCGGCACACCCAGCACCGTCGCGATGCGCCGGGACGACCGTACCGGCGTCTGGTCCGTGCGCGGCGGACGGAGCTGGCTGGGCCGCTACTACCGGTACCAGGTGCGGGCCTGGCAGCCGGCCACCGGGCAGATGGTGACGGCCTCGGTCACCGACCCGTACTCGGTGGCGCTGGCGGCCGACTCCACGCACAGCCAGATCGTCGACCTGGCCGACCCGAAGCTGGCCCCCGCCGGCTGGGCGACGCTGCGCAAGCCGGCCGCGGTGCCGGCGACCAGGGCGCAGATCCAGGAGCTGTCGGTGCGGGACTTCTCGATCGCCGACCCGAGCGTGCCGGCGCCGCGGCGCGGCACGTTCCTGGCCTTCACCGACCCGGCCAGCACCGGAATGCGGCACCTCGCGGCGCTCGGCGACGCCGGCGTCACCCACCTGCACCTGCTGCCCGCGTTCGACTTCGCCACCATCCCGGAACGGCGGGCCGACCAGCGACAGCCGGACTGCGACCTGGCCGCGCTGCCGCCGGACTCCGACCGGCAGCAGGAGTGCGTGGCGGCGGTCGCCGACACCGACGGCTACAACTGGGGGTACGACCCGCTGCACTACACGGTGCCGGAGGGCGGGTACGCCCTCGACCCGGACGGCGCGGCGAGGACCCGGGAGTTCCGGCAGATGGTCGCCGGGGTCAACGGCGCCGGGCTGCGGGTGGTGCTGGACGTGGTCTACAACCACACCGCCGCCTCCGGCACCGACCCGAAGTCGGTGCTCGACCAGATCGTGCCCGGCTACTACCACCGGCTGCTGGAGGACGGCACGGTGGCCGACTCCACCTGCTGCGCCAACACCGCCCCCGAGCACGCCATGATGGGCAAGCTGGTGGTGGACTCGATCGTCACCTGGGCGCGGGCGTACAAGGTGGACGGCTTCCGGTTCGACCTGATGGGCCACCACCCGAAGGCCAACATCCTGGCCGTGCGGGCCGCGCTGGACCGGCTGACCACGGCCCGCGACGGCGTGGACGGCCGCTCGATCCTGCTCTACGGCGAGGGCTGGAACTTCGGCGAGGTGGCCGGCGACGCGCGGTTCGTCCAGGCCACCCAGGCCAACATGGCCGGCACCGGCATCGGCACCTTCAACGACCGGCTGCGGGACGCGGTGCGCGGCGGCGGGCCGTTCGACGGGGACCCGCGGATCCAGGGTTTCGCCTCGGGGCTGTACACCGACCCCAACGGCGACCCGGTCAACGGCAGCGCCGACGAACAACGGGCCCGGCTGCTGCACTACCAGGACCTGATCAAGGTGGGCCTGGCCGGCAACCTGGCCGGGTACCGGTTCACCGACTCCGCCGGCGCCTCGGTCACCGGCGCGCAGGTCGACTACAACGGCTCGCCGGCCGGCTACACCGCGGAGCCCGGCGAGGCGGTCACCTACGTGGACGCGCACGACAACGAGATCCTGTACGACGCGCTGGCGTACAAGCTGCCGGCCGGCACCGGCGCGGCGGACCGGTCCCGGATGCAGGTGCTCGCGCTGGCCACCACCGCGCTCGGCCAGGGCACCGGGTTCGTGGCGGCCGGTTCCGAGCGGTTGCGCTCCAAGTCGCTGGACCGCAACTCGTACAACTCGGGCGACTGGTTCAACCAGATCCGCTGGGACTGTGCGGCGGGCAACGGGTTCGGCGCGGGGCTGCCACCGGCGGCGGACAACCAGGACAAGTGGCCGTACGCCCGGCCGCTGCTGGCCGACCCGAAGCTGGTGCCGGACTGCGCGGCGATCGACCGGGCCGACGCCGGCTACGCCGAACTGCTCCGGATCCGCCGCTCGTCGCCGGTGTTCGGGCTGGCCAGCGCCGCGCAGGTGCAGCGGCGGGTGTCCTTCCCGCTCTCCGGCGCGGGCGAGACGCCGGGCGTGCTGACCATGCGGCTGGACGGGCGGGGTCTGGACAACCGGTGGTCGTCGCTGACCGTGGTCTTCAACGCCACCCCGGACACCGCGCGGCCGGCGCTGCCGCAGCTTCGCGGGGCGGACGTGAGCCTGCACCCGGTGCAGCGCAACGCGGCCGACCCGGTGCTGCGTACCGCCTCGTTCGACGCCGGCAGCGGCACCTTCACGGTGCCGCCGCGCAGCGTCGCGGTCTTTGTCCAGAAGGGCTGA
- a CDS encoding low specificity L-threonine aldolase translates to MADAPIDRERVAAARRGCTTILSGPRPTSMTEVLARMAGSPHLDGLPDAYGAGGAVAELEARVADLLGAEAAVYFPTGTMAQQVALRFGAERGGTPAVGLHPQSHLMVHEQDAYAALTGLRAVRTTAAPRNPTAAEVAGLAEPVGTLVLELPLRNAGFVLPRWADLVAVVEAARATGARVHLDGARLWESVPYLGRSLAEVAALADSTYVSFYKSLGALGGAALAGTAELSRYARAWRHRYGGNVYQQWPAAVTALLGLETELPRLDGYVAHARILAEALATVPGARVYPTPPHTHEFQLWLPYPAADLSRANLALAERDRMWFVGRWQDAAAPGMAFTEVTVADPALRLDAAGVVELAGRFLDHLPTPPRPAAGPLRSGGSSG, encoded by the coding sequence ATGGCTGATGCTCCGATCGACCGGGAGCGGGTCGCGGCCGCCCGGCGCGGCTGCACGACGATCCTCTCCGGACCGCGGCCGACCTCGATGACCGAGGTGCTGGCGCGGATGGCCGGCAGCCCGCACCTGGACGGCTTGCCCGACGCATACGGGGCCGGTGGTGCGGTCGCCGAGCTGGAGGCGCGGGTGGCCGACCTGCTCGGCGCCGAGGCGGCGGTGTACTTCCCGACCGGCACGATGGCGCAGCAGGTGGCGCTGCGGTTCGGTGCCGAGCGCGGCGGCACGCCGGCCGTCGGCCTGCACCCGCAGAGTCACCTGATGGTGCACGAGCAGGACGCCTACGCCGCGCTGACCGGGCTGCGCGCGGTCCGGACCACCGCGGCGCCGCGGAACCCGACCGCCGCCGAGGTGGCCGGGCTGGCCGAGCCGGTCGGCACGCTGGTGCTGGAGCTGCCGCTGCGCAACGCCGGGTTCGTGCTGCCCCGCTGGGCGGATCTCGTCGCCGTGGTCGAGGCGGCCCGCGCGACCGGCGCCCGGGTGCACCTGGACGGTGCCCGGCTCTGGGAGTCGGTGCCGTACCTGGGCCGGTCGCTGGCCGAGGTGGCGGCGCTGGCCGACAGCACGTACGTGTCGTTCTACAAGTCGCTGGGGGCGCTCGGCGGCGCGGCGCTGGCGGGCACGGCGGAGCTGAGCCGGTACGCGCGGGCGTGGCGGCACCGGTACGGCGGGAACGTGTACCAGCAGTGGCCGGCGGCGGTGACCGCGCTGCTGGGCCTGGAGACCGAGCTGCCGCGCCTGGACGGGTACGTGGCACACGCCCGGATCCTGGCCGAGGCGCTGGCCACGGTGCCGGGCGCGCGGGTGTACCCGACGCCGCCGCACACCCACGAGTTCCAGCTCTGGCTGCCGTACCCGGCCGCGGACCTGAGCCGCGCGAACCTCGCGCTGGCCGAGCGGGACCGGATGTGGTTCGTGGGCCGGTGGCAGGACGCCGCCGCGCCGGGCATGGCCTTCACCGAGGTGACGGTGGCCGACCCGGCGCTGCGGCTGGACGCGGCCGGGGTGGTCGAGCTTGCCGGGCGGTTCCTGGACCACCTGCCCACCCCTCCCCGGCCCGCGGCCGGGCCGTTACGCTCGGGCGGATCATCCGGCTGA